One Halobaculum roseum DNA segment encodes these proteins:
- a CDS encoding CopG family transcriptional regulator gives MDGEQVEGLPGVLREWIEARAGETGRSREEVLARAVTVAKLLDEHEEELPDPSTVGDAGEAASRLDVIESRIDELDRELDEKIDDVRSRVIQVKRETDGKAEADHDHPGLAGVESVEDLAEDVDSLRGDLSDLEETFESGFANYEEVLEYLTDAADEHDEKLSRLAAVLSDVRARVSTLESREAHRRAAADLKDEANRLGIATADCDGCGGSVRLGLLSSPECPHCGSTFETVEPAAGFFGSPSLAVGARPALEGETVDERETRDIFEGE, from the coding sequence ATGGACGGTGAGCAGGTCGAGGGGCTGCCGGGCGTCCTTCGCGAGTGGATCGAGGCCCGCGCAGGGGAGACGGGCCGATCGCGCGAGGAGGTGCTGGCTCGGGCGGTCACGGTCGCCAAACTGCTCGACGAGCACGAGGAGGAGCTTCCGGACCCGTCGACGGTCGGCGACGCCGGGGAGGCCGCCTCGCGGCTCGACGTGATCGAGAGCCGCATCGACGAGCTGGATCGCGAGCTCGACGAGAAGATCGACGACGTCCGCTCGCGGGTGATCCAGGTCAAACGCGAGACCGACGGGAAGGCCGAGGCCGACCACGACCACCCGGGGCTGGCGGGCGTCGAGTCGGTCGAGGACCTGGCCGAGGACGTCGACTCGCTCCGTGGGGACCTGTCGGACCTGGAGGAGACGTTCGAGAGCGGCTTCGCGAACTACGAGGAGGTGCTGGAGTACCTCACGGACGCCGCCGACGAGCACGACGAGAAGCTCTCCAGGCTCGCCGCCGTGCTCTCCGACGTCCGCGCCCGCGTCTCGACGCTGGAGTCCCGCGAGGCGCACCGCCGCGCGGCGGCCGACCTGAAGGACGAGGCAAACCGCCTCGGGATCGCGACGGCCGACTGCGACGGCTGCGGCGGGAGCGTCCGGCTCGGGCTGTTATCGAGCCCGGAGTGTCCCCACTGCGGGAGCACGTTCGAGACGGTCGAACCGGCCGCCGGCTTCTTCGGGTCGCCGTCGCTCGCGGTCGGCGCCCGCCCCGCGCTGGAGGGGGAGACGGTCGACGAACGGGAGACGCGGGACATCTTCGAGGGGGAGTAG